From the genome of Neodiprion pinetum isolate iyNeoPine1 chromosome 3, iyNeoPine1.2, whole genome shotgun sequence, one region includes:
- the LOC124214856 gene encoding uncharacterized protein isoform X2, which translates to MHREFNLFVILQCLLVWTDQSSIIIVEENSGSCQPCYRKLFTGKRLAEIHIRKAVNCERIEECGRECDSEKGFPCEGFNYRHPGSRSRHGMCELTSMRPTQIDFGRDVEHEPRYDYYEREQGCRNNANRRPQRPSYGEGGSGWIDVRPGSVSGHEDRRPYLPERGDHRRPIEVPRPLVPHPFLPEPRPHRFQGEPPPWHPDGSDYPPISIRPIEDEVRFDYPRPGRPYLPKETNRPGPPSYGFRPRPPDLGANEIQPYDKPGRRKDTVHHYYSHGWGGAESYGGAYGYTTNHIDGHEPPKRGNFYGHEKRPFEGAADVYNYGGAFGYGDNYVPGDRDVGYGGTSRRPEHCSVRSGAGFKLRRGIVRKSYLTPSLDHCENLCAIEKDCLCVTFSYRYSVTADAPTDNCLLSEISYRDLDFYTDLEPDRDYDIYSMTGNAKSCAEKGGQISHRPAEEECFWRVRSGFGIPPAALRKSFAVHGLGECEAACVDAVSFTCRSFVYRYGEKPIRDGAPNCFLSDCPTQELDPLSLIDVEGAELYQRGSFGRGCEPYPFPPLNHRWRRPEPNTRPTKPDEVCYAEYDKPCRLTPSAVILTIYVDSEIECRERCSEMRLRGRVPCMAFSYRISVDRDEHNCFMSDVPRRDLRPGIDYIRGDGHLLFVWKEFEPQCDSGYSVGIYLDDDEDQDRYFHHEKLPPPRRPGIGHEPPRPGPSSRPHNSPGHYDPSSGGGGFDFEPRPGRPHGGGRYPPPSGFNDHRNAGRPYGTVPRPNDDNEGYYNRRPLNPDRPDPVGPSYGGQFGGGGYGGGSLYDTEDQYHFSHKYGGSTFQHFTVNGQPCRRGTRCERNKIAGFWSCEPEGGEFGSWDYCCEPQHHCGYSQGYHYPWCYVGPDQEQWRPCSENYYPYLPNPRPGRPTSDRYEEENPYGEVPRPGLLGRHWPVAYLHREAPPNATDSLATADNRRNRELNVSHEDQSSAGSEGIESKESQLRGNRNVVIVNDGGTETSHTRSGKIERITGFRGSGTSGRNEESSSFSSSIIASSRGVAGNTTEKIQDNEDRELAQILRLRDSYDSDYAIRNDYNDTDSPWVPGSDTTFIKLPIISPNKTREEETFEDYFEIVNVE; encoded by the exons GTAGAGGAAAACAGTGGCAGTTGTCAGC CATGCTACCGTAAATTGTTCACGGGAAAAAGACTGGCCGAGATTCACATTCGAAAAGCCGTCAACTGTGAGAGGATAGAAGAGTGCGGCAGAGAATGCGACAGCGAAAAGGGGTTCCCTTGCGAAGGGTTCAACTACAG ACACCCGGGATCACGGAGTCGCCACGGGATGTGCGAGCTGACGTCGATGCGACCGACGCAAATAGACTTCGGTCGCGACGTGGAGCACGAGCCTCGCTACGACTACTACGAGAGAGAGCAGGGCTGTCGGAACAACGCTAATCGACGACCGCAGCGTCCGTCGTACGGCGAAGGCGGGAGCGGATGGATAGACGTGAGGCCCGGATCGGTATCAGGGCACGAGGATAGACGTCCGTACCTGCCGGAGCGAGGGGACCATAGAAGACCGATCGAGGTGCCTCGTCCTTTGGTCCCTCATCCTTTCCTCCCTGAGCCGAGGCCGCACCGTTTTCAGGGTGAACCGCCACCCTGGCATCCCGACGGGTCGGACTACCCGCCGATAAGCATTCGACCGATAGAGGACGAGGTCCGATTCGATTACCCGAGACCGGGACGACCCTACCTGCCCAAAGAAACCAACAGACCCGGGCCACCGAGTTACGGATTCAGACCGCGTCCTCCGGACCTTGGTGCGAACGAAATTCAACCGTACGACAAACCCGGGAGGAGAAAAGACACCGTTCACCATTACTACTCCCATGGATGGGGGGGAGCCGAAAGTTACGGGGGAGCTTACGGCTACACCACGAACCACATTGACGGTCACGAGCCACCGAAACGGGGTAACTTTTACGGTCATGAGAAGAGACCGTTCGAGGGCGCGGCTGACGTCTACAACTACGGCGGGGCCTTTGGATACGGGGACAACTACGTTCCAGGCGATAGAGACGTCGGTTACGGGGGAACTTCTAGGCGACCCGAACACTGCTCGGTCAGGTCCGGGGCGGGGTTTAAACTGCGCAGAGGAATAGTCAGGAAGAGTTATCTTACGCCGAGTTTGGACCACTGCGAGAATCTCTGCGCTATTGAGAAGGACTGCCTCTGCGTGACCTTCAGCTACAG GTACAGCGTCACCGCTGATGCGCCAACTGACAACTGTCTTCTCAGCGAGATATCCTACAGGGACCTTGACTTTTACACCGACCTGGAACCCGACCGCGATTACGACATCTACTCGATGACCGGAAATGCAAAATCGTGCGCCGAAAAGGGAGGACAAATCAGCCACCGTCCCGCTGAAGAAG agtgTTTCTGGCGAGTCAGAAGCGGCTTTGGAATCCCGCCTGCAGCTCTGAGAAAATCATTCGCTGTTCACGGACTCGGGGAGTGCGAAGCCGCGTGTGTAGATGCCGTTTCGTTTACGTGCAGGAGTTTCGTTTATAG ATACGGCGAAAAACCGATCAGAGACGGTGCTCCGAATTGTTTCCTGAGCGACTGTCCAACCCAGGAATTGGATCCACTGTCTCTGATTGATGTTGAAGGTGCCGAATTGTACCAGAGAGGAAGTTTCGGTCGAGGATGTGAACCGTATCCTTTCCCACCGCTGAATCACCGTTGGCGAAGACCAGAGCCTAACACAAGGCCGACAAAACCGGACGAAG TGTGTTACGCGGAGTACGACAAACCGTGCAGATTGACACCGAGCGCAGTGATCCTGACGATATACGTCGACTCCGAGATCGAGTGTCGAGAGCGATGTTCAGAGATGCGGTTGAGGGGTCGAGTGCCGTGCATGGCGTTCAGCTACAG AATTTCAGTCGACAGGGACGAGCACAACTGTTTCATGAGCGACGTACCGCGTCGCGATTTGCGTCCTGGAATAGATTACATCCGCGGCGACGGTCACCTGCTTTTTGTGTGGAAGGAATTCGAGCCTCAGTGCGACTCGGGCTACTCCGTAGGAATATACCTCGACGATGACGAGGATCAGGACCGCTACTTCCACCATGAGAAACTTCCACCCCCACGCCGACCGGGCATCGGCCACGAACCACCCAGGCCAGGTCCAAGCTCTCGTCCACATAATTCTCCCGGGCATTACGACCCGTCGAGTGGAGGCGGTGGCTTCGACTTTGAGCCTAGACCAGGAAGACCTCATGGGGGAGGTCGGTACCCTCCGCCATCGGGTTTCAACGATCATAGAAACGCCGGAAGACCCTACGGTACGGTTCCTAGACCCAATGACGACAACGAAGGTTACTACAACCGCCGTCCATTGAACCCTGATAGACCAGACCCTGTCGGACCGAGTTACGGAGGTCAATTTGGAGGAGGCGGTTACGGCGGAGGTTCCTTATACGACACCGAAGATCAATACCACTTTTCGCACA AATACGGAGGCTCAACGTTCCAGCACTTCACGGTAAACGGCCAGCCCTGCAGGCGGGGAACCAGATGCGAGAGGAACAAAATCGCCGGTTTCTGGTCCTGCGAGCCAGAAGGCGGTGAGTTTGGAAGCTGGGACTACTGCTGCGAGCCACAGCATCACTGCGGTTATTCGCAGGGTTACCATTACCCATG GTGCTACGTGGGGCCGGATCAAGAACAGTGGAGGCCGTGCAGCGAGAATTATTACCCCTACCTGCCAAATCCTCGGCCAGGTCGTCCGACGAGCGATCGTTACGAGGAGGAAAATCCTTACGGAGAAGTGCCGAGGCCGGGATTACTCGGCAGACATTGGCCTGTCGCTTATCTGCACCGAGAGGCGCCGCCGAACGCAACCGACTCCTTGGCCACCGCAGACAACAGAAGAAACCGTGAGCTAAACGTTTCTCACGAGGATCAGAGCTCGGCTGGATCCGAAGGGATCGAGTCGAAGGAATCGCAGCTCCGGGGTAACCGGAACGTCGTCATAGTCAATGACGGCGGTACCGAGACTTCGCATACTCGCTCAGGCAAGATCGAAAGGATAACCGGATTCCGCGGGTCTGGAACTTCCGGAAGGAACGAGGAGTCCTCGAGTTTCTCCTCGTCGATTATCGCGTCGAGTCGAGGCGTGGCGGGAAATACGACGGAGAAAATTCAGGACAACGAGGATCGGGAGCTAGCCCAGATACTGAGACTACGAGATTCCTATGACAGCGATTATGCGATTAGGAACGATTATAACGATACCGATTCACCCTGGGTACCCGGAAGTGATACTACGTTTATAAAACTGCCAATTATATCGCCGAATAAAACTAGGGAGGAAGAAACGTTCGAGGATTACTTCGAAATCGTCAACGTCGAGTAA